The Lolium rigidum isolate FL_2022 chromosome 2, APGP_CSIRO_Lrig_0.1, whole genome shotgun sequence genomic interval AAATCTCGAGTGTTCCGACAGAGAAActtcgggagcctatgatcaaatacaagcatttgctcatatgctctgggctactcttatcagaagtattgttcaTACTTCTGACAAGAGGACAAGGTcacaaaggaaaagatagagttggtgAAAAATAGCAAAggctgagcctacaaccaagtgcaaacacttggttgtagccttgggggctactcccatcggcagcgctggtcgcgcacccgataaaatgaaataGAAAGGGAGCAGCaaacgaaaaaaaaaaagagaaaaggagagagagagagagagagagagagagagagagagagagagagagagagagagagagaagaagaagaagaagaagaagaagaagaagaagaagaagaagaagaagaagaagaagaagaagaagaagaagaagaagaaaggaaggCTAACAAAATAGCGACAAGACAatagaagttgagcctacaaccaagtacaagcacttggctgtagcctcaggggctactcccatcgggtatGCTGACCAcgtacccgatgaaatatgagaaAGAAGTATCATCGTACATTTTCGAGTTATACATAACTCtttatgtactcccatcgggaagtcaAGATAGTATGTCATCATATGAATCGAATAAATATACCATTCCAGCAGCCgtcaaaggcactcgacaatatattctccgaGCGCGTCCGTCGCGATAAAATCTCTGAATGGCGTcatattttacgaaggtaagtccccgggatccatcctgtgcggcgtggtatcacacccgaatgcgctctactactttatccgtgtcaacaggcgcgaagaaaaatcctagcggatgcgttaggtactcgataaaaattTAACTGGAATTCGgtgtatggtaagaccttaagaggCGCATATCGAATTAAGCCAGTATCACAAgatcgagtccagggacttgaccttgaagtaggttttggcgGGATtggcacaagagcagttaactggtacctgatctgtcagatgaaccagccccatctaccgttatccctgtactatAAATACTTCGAGCAAAATATTACAAAGATTCATAGAACTTATGGATTGTTTTGaaaatggagattttactcgactctacgattcaagcaaaatctcgggggctactgacttaggcatcccagatgggcctgccgaataaggtacccggtgATAATcaaaggcccatgacccgaagattgtgaagctcggaagcccaataagcATCGATATGGgaagtagagatagattaggaataaaacTTGTATAAATACGGGAAAGACTCGAATAAGTCTCCtgaactttgtaacttgtacaatacgaaaacctcggctccacctcctatataaaggggagccgagggagaaagaaaggatcgaatcattgtcaacatacACCATAGTTTttatagtcgagcaccttttcggccgaaaccttcgagatctacttgccctctactttccgcgaaaccctagtctacaacttgtaggcattgacaagttaataccttgtcaactgGTAATTGGAGCTTGTATGCGACCCCACCAACGCGAGCCAGAACCGCATAAGGCCCGAAGAACTTGAATGCGAGTTTGTGGCTAGCACGACGTACTACGTACTGAAGCTTGGACATAAGGTTGAAGTTTCAAGAATACCTTGTCCCCAACTGCGAAAACCCTTTCAGTGCGATTCTTGTCCGCTTGATGCTTGATGTTTCATACGTTGCTGCATTCGGAGCACATGTTGGCGCACAGACTCAATCACCAAGGAACGCTCATGCAACCATGACTGAATATCCGATGAAGCAATCGAGTCAGAAGCCGAGATGCCAAAGTACCTAGGTTGCCTCCCATACAGCACCTCGAACGGTGATTTGCCCAGAGAAGAATGCCAATTAGTGTTGTACCAGAACTCGCACAAGGACAGCCACTTGCTCCAGTGCTGAGGGTGCGCTCTGATGAAACAACGAAGAAAGCACTCAATAGACTGGTTAACGTGTTCCGTCTGACCGTCCGTCTCTGGATGATACGCCGTGCTCATCCACAAATTAGTTCCAGTTGCGCGGAACACCGTCTGCCAGAATTGGCTGGTAAAGACGGGATCGCGATCTGACACTAGGGATTTAGGAAGGCCATGGAGACGATAGATGCCATCCACAAAAACTTCAGCAAATTTACTGGCAGTATAAGGGTGGCGGAGAGGCATGAAGTGGCATACTTTATTAGCTTGTCGGCCACCACCAGAATGCAATTGTAGTGTCTTGATGGAGGAAGACCTTCAATAAAATCCATGGTCGCCATATCCCAGGGCTTGGATGGaatcggcagaggatggaggaggTCGGGAGAGTGTATCCTTTCAGGTTTGTCTTGCTGACAGACATGGCATTCATGAACATAGTCACGGACAACCGTTTTCATACCTGGCCACTTGAACAAGGAGACGAGGCGGTGATAGGTCACGGTGAAAGAACATCGAGCCCCcacgtgtggttttggtaattgatgacaatccctatggactaacgattgtattgagaatctatcttaggtcaTGTCCATAGCCATTAGTTGGCCTCAAGGTTGCgagatgaagaagatcgagtacaattaagaagacggatgaagacggtgtcgaagagagatgaagacggtgtagaagatgaagagggatgaagacatcatacaagatggatgaagacggtggcgtgcgtacaagatggaagaagatggaggcgtgtatgttggaagaagatggtggcatgtataatgatgaagagggtgaagatgGAGTTTTCCGACTCAAGTGGAACGCGCAAGGACaaagtttgtgctcgataggatagtgggtcgcaccatcggagagagctcaaactttgcatgcatttgcatcgtgtttcttggttgttcttggttcttatccatgagatgggttagatcttgtgttcattctcatgccaagctctagctcatcagaaacggattccggatgcatcgcatgttgcatgtgcgagggtgatgattttcctgatataccatattgagaggttacacctctatgaccatgagaaaatcatcatccactaATTTTCATGATTTCACCTtgtgagaaggtagctcttgtcgccctctttctagcaaaattggtttcaccgcaATCGGATtttcctagctcaagttatgATTTTTATAGTGCATCAtatttggaaaaagaaaagaaaattcgtTTTTGGGCCGGGCGGTACCACCGTTGGTGGTACCGGCCCAGTACCGCATCCTCCTTTCGAGCCCACTGGATCTGTCCGTTATCAAACCGGTACTGGGCCGGTGGTACCGTAACTGGACCGGTATCGTGGCCGGAAGTACCGGCCCAGCCCCATCTCCCGCAGCCAGGCCGCCTGGCCCACTGTCGCGCCTGCCTCCACCGCCCGTGGCCTAGCTCTGCTCTGCCCGCGCGGGCCGCTGCTGCAGCCGCTCGCTCGCCTGGCCACGCTCCCGCTCGATCGAAGCTAGGAGGCGTTGACCGCCTCGGTGCCCACGCTCCTCCCGCCCCCGCGCTATACGGCAGGAGGTCTCCCGCGCGGGAGAGGCTCACGCGCCTCGCAGTCCCCGCCTGCCACGCTGCTGCTGCTACCACATGCCTGCTGCTCTGCCCCGCTGCATGctgctctctctttctctctcttctcATTGCATCCGATTTGCTCTGGGGCACCAAGCAGTAGTACCGCCCCAgtcagcggtactaccggtttggacCATTTTTGTGCCTATTTCGGCACAGTTTTGCGCGcgaacggtagtaccgcttcgacaagcggtagtaccgctcgggcgcgaatcaTATTTTTAGGCCCTCTATTTAtatctctcttccacctccgacccaactacttcttcctaccttctctctctcctccattgttgaccttgaagagcttTACCATCCTCTTgacccccccactatttcttgcatctttttggggaaaaggagagaggagatataGATCTagtgcttcaccaattgaatccctctccaagtgaggggatcttggagtaatttggtgttcctcctcatatttgttattcctctcttattcccccaatagcttttgtagctttgttggaatttgggagagaagaacttgggcatcttagtggtgttcttagccatttcattaggtgcatcggtttgggttctctccggggtttcggtctcgtagagggcgtgttgaccttagtggtgttgttgccttcgtggccttgtagcctttgtggcgtggtagccatcgtggccttgtcgcctttgtggcgtgatagcctttgtggccttgtcgtctttgtggcgttttTGCCTTTGttgagtgtggtagcctttgtggttttggagctggttgtggcgcgttggagtcTTTGTGACCTTGTtgtcggtgtggcgtgttgtagccattgtgtccttgtacttgagagcctccgtgttgtggagttgcctcaagcttgatacttgggtgtttgccccaagcttgtacgggttcggtgaccaccctcaagggtcccttagtggatcgaggctttccccttggtggaaaggctcgaggagaatacggtggccttagtggctcattggagtgcctcgtgcctccacaccgctccaacggagacgtagcacccttggatgtgaacttcgggatacatcgtcgtctcctcgtgcaccggttacttctcagcccgagctcctttacctatgcgctttacattgtaatATATGTCATGCTTGATGTTATATACCTagattgttatcaccttgttgctcatcatgcttagcataggttgttggtgcacataggcaaacccctagttgataggctttgtgctaaacaagtaaaccatgtgtagttttattccgccttgtttagcactcaagtagaagtttttataacccgcctattcaccccccccccctctaggtgacgtccttgtacattcaattggtatcagagctagggctctcttaacttgttgggcttcaccgcctagagagtaatgatgtcggctagaggattagtgcacaataccacttttacatttgatggcactaattatgatgcttggaaattctacatgcttgattattttaggggcatgcacccacatgtggagcaaattcttgatatgggtttttctcctcctaaggatccacaaaatccatcttttgaggagaagaaaaactcttatctagatgctcaagctactaaagtgttttgccatgttgtgagtcatgtagtgatctGCTCTATCGCGCCTTttcggagtgctcatgagttttggacaaagcttcgagatacatatggtggatccaagaccattgaggatgatcgcactccttacacctcaccaatgtgtggtaagacacaaggtaatggtatggtgagtggtgatgaatatTGCATTATTGATAGTGagccttctcttgatgattcttcatccctatcccattgcaatgtttcatctttggacttgaacacttatagcactataaatgctttacatgctagtgttggtagtccttgcatatcttcattccatgatgatatgcttgtcttgtcttgttgccataatgaaaatacttttctttcctctagtatttgtgtgactaacaatgtagagggaaccaaggatactatgggccaagacaagatcttggatggagcttcaattacttatcctcttcatcatctcacGGTTCCTACACATGCCTTATGGCGATGGCTTCAAAGGTATCTCCTCCTTTGAAACCCTCTCTAtcttagtgatgatgaggatgatgatatggaagaacttaatgttgcttccttaaacatgatgggtgagttggtttttcatgctcttcataagaagaaatttgcttgctctaactttatgaaaatcttggcttttgccattgagagcacaaaaactattgagaaaatggaagagcatgagcgcgagtatgcaaacgagattgcaactcttagtgaagctcttgaagaacaaaaaaccaccaatgaatctcttgaggagacctttactctagagctatctaaagtaaaggaatcttgtgatagagctttagaggtggcacatgattttcgaATTAAAAATGTCGAGCTAGTAGttgctcatgctaaactccttgaggattttgagcttctcaaaaataGCTCTAGGGCCATTGAGAgcgagctcatcaaactcaccaagtcacatgagcaatttaaggctctcaacctaatagagcttgctaagttgcattctccttgtgctattattgatgatgcttgtgctactaactctacctcttatGAAGCATCTAtcatgaaggagaatgttgagctaagagctcaacttgctttgataacaagcaattatgagaaattggaagaaaggcatggaaagctttctagctcccatgatgatcttctagtatctcatgatttgctaaagttagctcacgAGGCTCTCATATCAaatgtaacatcttgtgagcctcatgtgagtactagcactacctctcaaaatgctattttgccatgtgctagtgcttatagttcacccactcatgctattgatactagttgaatgccgtaCGTTGCCACGATCGTTCAAATTTTCTGTTATCGTTCAAATTTTCTGCTATCTCtgcaaattttcaattttttgagaATGATATGTACATTTTTCCTAGTTTCTCAATGTTTAGTTTGATTGTTCATGTCTTGTGATGTTACTTATGCACTGATGCCATGTTTGGTCAAAACCACTCCAAATGACCAAAAGCTACAGAAAGCAATGATATACAGACACATTATGAAAATATAGTTGTTTCCTTTGCCAACGTGAATGCCAAGAAAGGTGCACATGTCAAGCTCCTACCACATCAAGTGACAAATGCATCGctacaaaaaaaaatacatttatTTTGATCACAATATACAATGTCATGTACACGTGTCTCAACATATATGGCGAAAGACAGGGTCCAACTCTCATTCCTCTCATTTGGGTCTTCTCATTTCTCTTATCGCCACACGTATGACAAGGTGTAGTCTTCCACCTCCATTAGGCACTCCTTGTCCATCGGCTTTGACTTTAGCTGCATCTCTCCAATATGTCGGCATTCTCCTTCGTGGCCCCAAGCTGTTCTGCAATAACCCTCTAGACACCAAAAAATATGTTGAGATGACATCATCGTGAGAAAAATTGCACAATGCACGTCTCACTTTATCTGTATGCCACTGGACTCCTCCATCACTTGATCTGCTAAAAAAATGCAAGACCATTAAAGTATGCTTCACTCTAACGGATGAGCTGAAATGGTAGTGCATCTAATTGCATAAGAATCTGCAGAAGGAAAATTCACTTACTtcacataaatgccaggacaatTCTAGGCGAAAATTATTACAGTTGAAAACATGAATGCTGCTGAAGTAATAAATTAACTGTACCAGTCTGATTTTCTATACCACCAGAACAATCTATGTATTTAATAGCAGATAATAATCTACATTACTACTAACCAGAACGTCTAGGATATAAAAGGCAAGTTATGTATGGGTCATTGCCATACCTGAATCTAGGATATAAAAGGTAAGTTATGTATGGGTCATTGCCATAGCTGCAAGTGAAtttattgtactccctccgattcatattacttgacactaatatacatgtatctagacacgttttaattgtggatacatccattttagtggcaaataatatggatcggagggagtaatattctCCAACTCAAAAGATGCACCTCAGTAAATGAAAGCTACATAGCCATTATAATCCATGAATATACTTAATATATCACAAAGGGTCTCACTCAAACTAACTGAAAATGGAAAATAATATTTAAAAAATGGCATCCAGGATCAAAGGAACTCAATTGCAAAACCAAACATTAAGTGTGCATCAACAAAATTCTAGAAAAAGGATGCATGGTACTAAATGTTCATGGTATGTATTATGCATTATTCCAAAACAAATAGGTGAAGGTTCATGGAGTAGAGGATAACGTTTCCTAAATATTCATGGTATGTATTATGTGGTTCAGAACAGTGCAGTAGAAAAATGACGGTGGTCTAGATGTTCATTTCAGTATACTTTATAGGCCTATTGCCAGTGCCCCATGATGGTCCAGCACCTCCTGCTTGAGCTGATCTAGGAGAGAGAGTTGATCGATATCTGAATCACACACCAATACATCAGGAGAAGGGACCAATGAGCACGACATAGTAAATAACTGAGAGAGGTGCCATGCCTGTACAACTTTGAGACCCATACTCTTATCTTATATATTTCTCCAGGGCATGACAATATGATAAACCTATGGAGTCAAGAGACCCAACTGCAAGTACAGTAAAAGAAATGCCATTAGTAGAATTTAGCTCATGACAACATCCTAGGTTCTGCAAGAACTATTCAATATACCATATATCTGTCAGCACTAAAAGAAAATATACAAACCAACCGGAGCCATGCAGGATACATCTTAACTATAATAGAAGGAAAATACATGTTGCAATTAATTGATCAGCAAGAAATTGACTATAAATGCATATGCTATGTCCACCTCCGTTCTTCCTCGCCCAGTCGGCCGGCTGCTTCACTGCTACCATGTGCACAACTAAAGCATCGATAGTTGCATGCTTTGCACCAATGCTAAATTAGAAGTTCTGAACTGAAGCACTACAAAACAAAAGAATTGTGCTATGAAATGAAAATTCTTCTTCGCATCCAGTTCCTCTTCATGTTCCCTGGGCACTAACACTTGCTAGTGCAAGGATGTTCAATGAAACACATCTAACGCAACCACAAAATTAAAATGTCACCGACTATTGCCTCTACACATAGCGCAGTTTCTGACAGAGAGAAGATAAATACAACCGCAAAAATCTAATCTGAATCATGAACACATGTCTAATGTATTAATCCTCAAGATGGACCTGTGTTTGAAAACCACATCGATGGAAACATGAGTGTAACTGGAGGCCACAGACTACAAAAAACGAAGTGTACGGGGCGAAAGACAGGAAATATAGGGCTCTAACATCTGATGGTTGCTGGTATTAAGAAGAGGGATTTCCCAAGGATCTAAAACCCCAATCCCTTTTGGGGGCCAAATACCTCCGATCTCTACCGTAGGTGCCAAAGAAGAATGAGAAGAAGCCCCAAAAAAAGCATAGTGTCGTCGTGCGACTGAGAATGGGCTGATCACTAAAACAGAACCGAGAGACTCCGACGAACATGATGATATGGCTAGGGGTGCAGCGGATGGCCATTGACAACCAAATGTGGTGGCGTCTGTCACCTTGCTCCTTTCCCTTCCCATTCCACACATCACACCCAATGAGCATAGATCAGATATGGAAAAGACACTCGGTCAGACACCATCTTCAGACGTACATAATCAGATACCTGGATAGAACAGGAAACAGATGATCAATTGATCGCTTCAAACATGCAAACCGAGTTAGGAATGACAATTTTCTATCATGCAAGGTACTTACGATGTGTGGAATATCCCTTGGAGTTGTCTTTTGAAACTGGCTTCCACTTATTGCTAATATCTTCAGCTGTTCGCTGGTAAGACCTATTTTTGTGTGAAGCATATCAGAGATAATACACTTCAGATCTACAGTAAACTATGTGATGGGTACCATCTAGAAATATGAAGAACTTACCGATGTGTGGCACACCATACATGATGTCTATACTGGCAGGGACGGCACCGTTCACCCTGGCGATGGCCTCCACCTCCATGTTCTTCTGGAAATAAATAACTGTGATACTATTAGAACATCAAATTGTTTACATAGTTCATGGAAACTGGATTGAGCCAAATGAGTGGCCGGGGGTAATTCTGAGCTCCTATCACATCCTAAGCACTGAAACATATTGTCTCTAGCTGTTATAGAAGAATACGAGGACTTATTTTCTGAGGAAAATCATACAAGAAGTTATGATGTATCTATGCTCTAAAATAGTTATCTCTTGTAAAATAAGATCGCACAAAGAGAAAAGAGCATGCTGGCACAACGTACTCCAAAGAAATTCATAGGATTAAAAAAATGTGGCATGGAGGCTCTATTTCACCATCTGAGTTCAATGCCTTTATGTTTAACTTCAAAGAATAATCTTAACAACCATCAATAAATTTCACCATGAAAGTCCCTTTCACAATCAGAAAACAAACATTCATGACAATAACGCTGCAAGGGATATCCCTGACTTATTTCTGCATGCATCAATCagaaaacagtagtaaaaatcGATGCAATTGAATGAGACAAAAATCATTTCTTACGTTGTGTGATCTGATTCCATTTTGTAATTACCAGTGCAACAAAGCCTTTCTTTGTAAAGACATATACCCAGGACAAGAATTTGGTCGGACACCTAACACACACATATCAAAACCACCAGAACTACTGATGGATGTGCAGGCCCGTATCACAATCACAATACCTGCTCTCTTCTCAGTTAAATGAAACTCTTACATAGCTGCAAGCTAATTCCAATGACAAATCATGATgtcgctgattttttttttttgggaaaggTTGCCCATCACCATGCCATTCATAAGCCAATGGAGATGCCAAATTAAGGGTAGTAGTACAGTCACATCACATATTTGAAGAGATAAAAAAATCATTCAATTAGGACTATTATGTGACCTTATAAGTAGAATCCACCATGAAGCATAATTCACCTACAGAGTGGAACTTTTGTGCTTCAAATAAAACAACACATCTACCTTACTCCCTTTACTTTCTTCTTAGTCTTTATTGTACCAATATAACACTGCACTAAAGAAATGATGCAAACAAAAGGTAGAGAATACCTCAAAAAGAAAATACATGGCTTTGAATTTGTTGTCAGTTTGGTTCCCCAGTGGCCTTGTTGATGCCATGGTATGAAATTTCGTATGATTATCCCAACTGACCTCTATGGTTGGGCGTTGCATCGAAAATGTAAGAGTTGTATACACCTGCTGACCTGAAGAAACACTATCTCGGACATCACCTGCGCGCAGTTTATAAGTTGGAAGGCCAGTGTGAACAAATAGAGAGGGAGCGAAGATGAAACAAAGAAAAGCTTCACTGACGAAAATTCAGAATTAGCATGAGTCCTCTTATATTGACACCTCTTCCACTATGCTTCTTGTTTCTGCAGGGAAGCATCCATATGAAGACAACATGTCAGTCGTATTACCGGTGCTTAAGTTTGCAATCAGAACAACAGAAACAACACTGACAGTTCAGAAACATTTTCACACGGAACTCCTCACCTAGGGTGCGCTTCGAACGCCGGTCCAAAGGGCCGTATACTTGGCGTCACGGCCGGCCTCATGGCCTGGGTCGACGATCACACCATCCCGACGGGCGTTCACCGGAGACCTGGAGCGCGAGCAGCTCTCCCGCCGGGGCGGCACGGAGAGATCCAGAGCTGATCACACAGGACAGGAGTACAGGGAGGCGGCAGATCCAAGCACGCTCGATGGATGGCCGTCGTCCACAAGGCAAGGTCGACACCGCTCTACACCAGACATGGGGTAGAGTATAGATGCCCCGTCTTGAATGGGGAATGGGTAGCACGAGgtgggtaagagcatctccattcaTTGGGCCTGCCCACgacgaaatccggacgaaacacccCGCCGGATTGGATGAAATAAAGtagtggggagtaccgtatttccagtcgtccacccggagttcggcggacatagtttaaattcaaacaaaccgtcgttccgcgctacaaatacggccagttgatcggcaaaaggaccaGCAAAAGCCACAAATCGGCGataggagggaaattacacgggaacaggctcatcggcagtcccggctggcacggcggtgtccgacggaccagtttcctcacacgccgtggtcgaAGCGGCGGCAGTCGACGTCGAAGCAACGGGAGTTGACGTCGGAGCAGCGGCAGTCGACGCCGTAGACGGTGAGGAAgatgaggtaggagccggcggagacgatgaagaactggccggagtgggtcggaggatgtcgctgcggtggccctggtaccaaatcctcgtctcctcgtctatCAGATCCGTGCTCCCGCCCATCAGAAACGCCAAgtcagtgttcctcttcttcgccgccgtcgtcgtcttcagtagggcgatccgggcgccttggttggcgagcatctcccgccacctgccgtcgaacttgtcgtccctcccggcggcgtgcgtcctcgcgtcggcccagcacttgtcgaacgacgcctgcagcctcgtcggcgggattgcccgtctttttgagctctttgagcttcttctggccgagttccgggCGCCCATCCGCCGAgccagccgccggagcgtcggggttgtactgctcggtctttctcttcgagagggtcttgcgggtttccgcccacttctcgcacttctcga includes:
- the LOC124687060 gene encoding uncharacterized protein LOC124687060, which codes for MQRPTIEVSWDNHTKFHTMASTRPLGNQTDNKFKAMYFLFEKNMEVEAIARVNGAVPASIDIMYGVPHIGLTSEQLKILAISGSQFQKTTPRDIPHIVSDYVRLKMVSDRVSFPYLIYAHWV